A DNA window from Porphyromonas gingivalis ATCC 33277 contains the following coding sequences:
- the mutY gene encoding A/G-specific adenine glycosylase, which produces MTNSSSRTRSLPSESKIDPLPYFPELRKLLAEWYDANKRDLPWRQTDDPYRIWISEVILQQTRVEQGRDYYHRFIERFPDVHSLSLASEDEVLKQWEGLGYYSRARNLHRAARMIVSDFGGCIPRTRQEILQLPGIGDYTAAAVLSFAYDLPFAAVDGNIFRVISRLMNLDTPIDTPAGKKLFSFWADALLDREAPARHNQAIMEFGALHCTPTSPSCLLCPVRRFCMADTAGCADALPVKKGGLRITNRYLYFIYIRVITPTGVYTYIRRRPSGDIWQGLYEFPCVELSDHAVLETLLLSPELGNLLRSISGSMDSLPFKTFKHQLTHRNLWIHGYRLTARLDKAPELDGYCCIREEQLDDFAFPRALNLLLDALPLCDK; this is translated from the coding sequence ATGACAAATTCCTCTTCCCGAACAAGAAGTCTACCGTCGGAAAGCAAGATCGATCCTCTTCCTTATTTCCCTGAATTGCGAAAGCTATTGGCCGAATGGTACGATGCCAATAAACGGGATTTGCCGTGGAGACAAACGGACGACCCCTATCGTATCTGGATATCCGAGGTTATACTGCAACAGACGCGCGTGGAGCAGGGGAGGGACTATTATCATCGCTTTATCGAACGCTTCCCCGATGTCCACTCATTGTCTCTCGCTTCTGAGGATGAGGTGCTGAAGCAGTGGGAGGGCTTGGGCTATTACTCCCGGGCGCGCAATCTGCATCGTGCAGCCCGTATGATAGTCTCCGACTTCGGAGGTTGCATACCTCGTACCAGGCAGGAGATACTACAGCTCCCGGGTATAGGCGATTATACGGCTGCTGCTGTTCTCTCCTTTGCTTATGATCTGCCTTTTGCAGCCGTGGATGGCAATATCTTTCGTGTCATCAGTCGGCTCATGAACCTTGATACGCCGATAGATACCCCTGCCGGCAAGAAGCTTTTTTCTTTCTGGGCTGATGCTTTGCTCGATAGGGAAGCTCCGGCAAGGCACAATCAGGCCATTATGGAGTTTGGGGCACTTCATTGTACACCCACGTCTCCTTCTTGTCTGCTATGCCCGGTGCGCCGTTTTTGTATGGCCGATACAGCCGGTTGTGCCGATGCTTTGCCGGTCAAAAAGGGTGGACTTCGCATTACAAATCGCTATCTCTATTTCATATATATACGGGTTATCACCCCGACCGGTGTCTACACTTATATTCGAAGGCGTCCGAGCGGAGATATATGGCAGGGTTTGTACGAGTTTCCCTGTGTCGAGCTATCCGATCATGCAGTTTTAGAGACCTTGTTGCTGTCTCCCGAATTAGGCAATTTGCTACGATCCATTTCCGGTAGTATGGATAGCTTACCATTCAAAACATTCAAGCACCAACTTACGCATCGCAACCTGTGGATTCATGGTTATAGGCTTACAGCCCGTCTCGATAAAGCTCCCGAACTGGATGGCTACTGCTGCATCCGAGAGGAACAGCTTGACGATTTTGCCTTTCCCCGTGCCCTCAATTTGCTGCTCGATGCGCTGCCACTTTGTGATAAATAA
- a CDS encoding ABC transporter substrate-binding protein has product MKNFSFFTLLVLAVLSITLSSCGNKKSSADKQKEPYTLSLGAMPSMDYLPFVVAQKTGIYDSLGLKLEIVKFYSPNERDAAFHSGNVEGTVIDYTGAAMQQAGGIDLQLVMRLDGYFRLVMSKDYTGESLETLKGKNLGISRNTVIEYTTDRIINTAGLDESEITKTEVNKIPLRLEMLRSGQIDAAVLPDPFITIAMADGMMSLVSTQDLGIFVTGAMFAGSVIREKQEAIDILLRGYDLAVDYILSHDRKAIRNILIEDVGVPEPLVDDVILPDYTHGQKPTIEDLQQTIDWLHAKKLVPSDYTGKDLIR; this is encoded by the coding sequence ATGAAAAATTTTTCTTTTTTTACCCTCCTTGTTCTGGCGGTTTTGAGCATCACCCTCTCTTCATGTGGTAACAAGAAAAGCTCTGCAGACAAACAAAAAGAGCCTTATACCCTCTCTCTCGGAGCCATGCCTTCCATGGACTATCTGCCTTTCGTTGTAGCACAGAAAACCGGCATTTACGATTCACTCGGACTGAAACTGGAGATTGTCAAGTTTTATTCGCCCAATGAACGTGATGCGGCTTTCCATTCGGGCAATGTGGAGGGTACGGTCATCGATTATACGGGAGCAGCCATGCAGCAAGCAGGAGGTATCGATCTGCAACTGGTGATGCGTCTCGACGGATACTTCCGGCTGGTAATGTCCAAAGATTATACAGGTGAGAGCTTGGAAACCCTCAAAGGAAAGAATCTGGGTATATCGCGCAATACGGTCATTGAGTACACCACCGACCGAATTATCAATACCGCAGGACTGGACGAAAGCGAGATAACCAAGACCGAAGTCAATAAAATCCCTTTGCGCTTGGAAATGCTTCGCAGCGGACAGATCGACGCAGCCGTCCTACCGGATCCATTCATTACCATTGCGATGGCGGATGGAATGATGTCCCTTGTCTCCACTCAGGATCTGGGCATATTCGTAACCGGAGCGATGTTTGCCGGCAGTGTCATCAGAGAGAAGCAAGAAGCCATCGATATACTGCTTCGAGGATACGATCTGGCAGTGGACTACATCCTTTCGCACGATAGAAAAGCCATCCGAAATATCCTGATCGAAGATGTCGGTGTACCCGAACCCTTGGTAGATGATGTGATTCTGCCCGACTATACACATGGACAGAAGCCCACAATAGAAGATCTGCAACAGACTATCGACTGGCTACATGCCAAGAAATTGGTCCCGAGCGACTATACCGGCAAGGATCTGATCCGCTAA
- a CDS encoding ABC transporter ATP-binding protein codes for MISIRNLAVTYRHGSTEVKALDGLSLNIPKGEIFAITGPSGCGKSTLLHVLAGVLTEYEGEVLFDGKPLNPKSFSIGIVPQQYGLLPWKRVRENIVLPYTLRKEAIEMPEFESIVHTLGLSDILHRYPKDLSGGQRQRVALARVFLQRPQLLLLDEAFAALDMLTAEKSRQLFLGLWDKHRVTTVMVTHNVEEAVAMSSRVAVIGGTPGRIRGLCEHPDSDTIRRKLNRIEP; via the coding sequence ATGATCTCTATTCGCAATCTGGCCGTTACATATCGCCACGGGAGTACGGAAGTGAAAGCATTGGACGGTCTTTCACTGAATATTCCCAAAGGAGAGATTTTTGCCATAACGGGACCTTCGGGCTGTGGCAAATCGACACTCCTGCACGTTTTGGCAGGTGTACTGACAGAGTATGAGGGCGAAGTGCTATTCGATGGGAAACCTCTGAATCCGAAATCTTTTTCCATAGGAATAGTTCCCCAGCAATATGGGCTTTTGCCATGGAAACGAGTGCGTGAGAATATCGTACTTCCATATACCCTGCGAAAGGAAGCCATAGAGATGCCGGAGTTTGAGAGCATTGTACACACCCTCGGCTTGTCGGACATATTGCATCGGTATCCGAAGGATCTAAGCGGAGGGCAACGTCAGCGTGTGGCACTGGCACGAGTATTTCTCCAACGCCCGCAATTGCTCCTGCTTGACGAAGCATTCGCAGCTCTTGATATGCTCACAGCCGAGAAAAGCAGACAACTCTTCCTTGGACTTTGGGATAAACATCGGGTCACCACTGTCATGGTAACGCACAATGTGGAAGAAGCCGTAGCGATGAGTAGCCGGGTAGCTGTCATAGGGGGTACGCCCGGACGAATCAGAGGCTTGTGCGAACATCCGGATAGCGACACCATCCGTAGAAAGCTGAACCGGATCGAACCATGA
- a CDS encoding ABC transporter permease yields MRKTKGFLGRVLMGALLLNLLWYPAALLLNTPVLVNPLTVYSQIGTVWQQSMSAHLMASLLRIVIGISIALVLGFMVALSMFRYKNFGRVMDSFVYFCYPIPKLALLPIIMLLAGLGDVTKIIMIVLIIIFQIIVNLRDSLRNISKESFLVLTSLGATHAQLMRHLILPAITPEALSTLRVAIGTAISVLFVTETYGTNKGMGFFIVDAWMRISYTEMYVGIVVLGMAGFFLFLLVDGLETALCRWRNS; encoded by the coding sequence ATGAGAAAGACAAAAGGGTTTCTTGGGCGAGTGCTAATGGGTGCTCTACTGCTCAATCTCCTGTGGTATCCAGCTGCACTGCTCCTCAATACCCCTGTGCTGGTGAATCCTCTTACTGTTTACTCCCAAATAGGAACGGTATGGCAGCAGTCCATGTCCGCACATCTGATGGCGAGCTTGCTACGAATCGTCATCGGCATTTCGATAGCCCTCGTCTTGGGATTCATGGTAGCACTCTCCATGTTCCGTTACAAGAACTTTGGCCGTGTGATGGATTCGTTCGTCTATTTCTGCTATCCTATCCCCAAATTAGCACTCTTACCGATCATCATGCTCTTGGCAGGACTGGGCGACGTGACCAAAATAATTATGATCGTACTGATCATCATCTTCCAAATCATCGTCAACCTGCGCGACAGCCTTCGCAATATCTCCAAAGAGAGCTTTCTTGTCCTTACCTCATTGGGAGCGACTCATGCTCAACTGATGCGTCATCTGATCCTGCCGGCCATTACTCCCGAAGCACTCTCCACACTACGAGTGGCCATTGGGACAGCCATATCGGTACTCTTCGTGACAGAGACATACGGGACGAATAAGGGCATGGGATTCTTCATTGTCGATGCATGGATGCGTATCAGCTATACGGAGATGTACGTGGGCATCGTGGTTTTAGGAATGGCAGGTTTTTTCCTTTTTTTGCTCGTGGATGGTCTTGAGACCGCACTATGCAGATGGAGGAACAGTTAG
- a CDS encoding porin, with translation MKVKHLLAASLMMLGTGSICAQKSANSIFNAIKERVSLSGYAQAGFSSLWLPTASSEKENYNTFDVKRITLRANVAITDKWSVTFISDFAKRHTNLELYTSFRTCSGFGIRLGQFKTAFSIENQLSPTTIETISCGSMATNFLAAGNGSDPLMGAQSGRDVGLEIYGDLFNDILGYRLGVLNGQGINTLDGSKHKTLEGSLTLRPIECLSFTGSFMSGKTAALNDAPIKINSKQIMAGDLYDRSRWSVGGMFRSKYFDLRSEYLEGKDDDMISKGFYVTGVGRLFKNLDIIGSYDFMDLYERQQVHNITAGLQYWFFPKCRLQAQYVLSNPKGEYNNTHALLTQVQVAF, from the coding sequence ATGAAAGTAAAACATCTATTAGCTGCATCCTTGATGATGCTAGGAACAGGGAGTATTTGCGCCCAAAAGTCCGCAAACAGTATTTTCAATGCAATCAAAGAACGGGTTAGCCTCAGTGGTTATGCGCAAGCAGGGTTTTCCTCCTTGTGGCTCCCTACGGCGAGTTCCGAAAAGGAGAACTACAACACATTCGATGTAAAGCGTATCACCCTTCGTGCCAATGTCGCCATCACGGACAAATGGTCTGTAACCTTCATTTCTGATTTTGCAAAAAGACACACCAATTTAGAACTATACACTTCCTTCCGCACTTGTTCTGGTTTTGGGATACGATTGGGACAGTTCAAGACAGCATTTTCGATCGAAAACCAACTGTCTCCAACTACCATCGAAACCATTTCATGCGGATCGATGGCCACCAACTTCCTCGCAGCAGGAAATGGCTCCGATCCTCTGATGGGGGCTCAGAGTGGCCGCGACGTAGGCTTGGAAATCTACGGTGATCTCTTCAATGATATACTGGGCTATCGTCTCGGAGTGCTCAACGGCCAAGGCATAAATACACTTGATGGCAGCAAACACAAAACTTTAGAAGGGAGTCTTACACTTCGTCCCATCGAGTGTCTATCCTTTACCGGTAGTTTCATGAGTGGCAAGACCGCTGCCCTGAATGATGCTCCCATCAAAATCAATAGCAAACAGATTATGGCCGGAGATTTATACGACAGATCCCGCTGGAGTGTAGGAGGTATGTTCCGTTCCAAATACTTCGATCTGCGTAGTGAATACCTCGAAGGCAAAGACGATGACATGATTAGTAAGGGCTTTTACGTCACAGGGGTAGGACGATTGTTCAAAAACCTCGATATCATCGGATCATATGACTTTATGGATTTGTACGAAAGGCAACAAGTTCATAATATTACCGCCGGCCTTCAGTACTGGTTCTTCCCAAAGTGTCGTTTGCAGGCACAGTATGTATTGAGCAATCCGAAAGGCGAGTACAACAACACACACGCTCTGCTAACACAGGTGCAGGTAGCATTCTGA
- a CDS encoding LysE family translocator translates to MVATSILYGILIGILVSAPMGPIGILCIRRTLHRGRRDGFYTGIGAILSDLFYATVTYLGIGLVMNFIDSNEAWLQLLGSVVMFLFGIYLYRTAPTFKVDDKDNNYSVWHTVLSSFGLTLSNPFIIFFFIALYSRFNFVTDVPGRMLVGYTSGMLGIALGAIGWWSLITYLFSLLRNRINVVGIRWFNRIVAVIFMVISGFGLFAGLSDILK, encoded by the coding sequence ATGGTTGCCACTTCAATTCTATACGGTATTCTCATTGGCATTCTCGTGTCGGCTCCTATGGGGCCGATCGGAATTTTGTGTATTCGAAGGACTCTGCACAGGGGACGGCGCGATGGATTCTACACCGGTATCGGAGCCATACTTAGCGATCTCTTCTATGCCACTGTCACGTATCTGGGAATAGGTTTGGTGATGAACTTCATTGACAGCAACGAGGCTTGGCTACAGCTTCTCGGCAGTGTCGTCATGTTTCTATTCGGTATATATCTGTATCGGACTGCACCCACCTTCAAGGTGGATGACAAGGATAATAACTACTCTGTATGGCATACCGTCCTAAGCTCTTTTGGCCTTACGCTATCCAACCCTTTTATCATTTTCTTTTTTATCGCTCTATATTCCCGCTTCAACTTCGTCACCGATGTTCCGGGGAGGATGTTAGTCGGTTATACCTCCGGCATGTTAGGTATAGCTTTGGGGGCGATTGGCTGGTGGTCTCTTATCACTTATCTTTTCAGCCTGCTACGCAATCGTATCAATGTCGTTGGCATACGGTGGTTCAACCGCATCGTAGCCGTTATTTTTATGGTGATATCCGGTTTCGGATTATTCGCCGGCTTATCCGATATATTGAAATAG
- a CDS encoding DEAD/DEAH box helicase family protein: protein MSKKDKNETLKEVKSRLSMREPLAQCLGVIADITDKLSLDKRPTGQEEQKDFLADELAKAREVVPSLKSFGRNFPSLTCSIATGIGKTRLMAATIYYLHQVHGIKHFFVLAPNLTLYNKLLRDFGDPGYDKYVFKGLAEYVTNPPVVITGENYLSVRPTMGNQQLFQYDEIEINIFNIAKFNSDNKTSKKGGVVSAPRMKRLSEYLGTSYYDYLASLPDLVVLMDEAHRYYADASRLAIDDLSPVLGIEMTATPLRDNKPVGNIIYEYNLAEALREGLYVKIPTIAKRADFRSEGLTPAEVERIKLEDGLSVHQHTMASLEIYARTYSKPHVKPFVLVACRDLEHARQTTEYLESDSFYSGRYRGKVLQIDSSTKGEDDLAQLFLTIEEEGNPIEIVVHVNMLGEGWDVRNLYTIIPLRAANAHTLIEQTIGRGLRLPFEGKRTGVEHIDKLTIIAHDNFQRIVDAANEEDSILHRCKYVELDAEDLDTDPVQIVTFEPKTNEPLAHYQAQVASAQTSQGREKAQTLCDATEAIQRVLSEVAIETQSASIEEIARNEAKLEVLVNKAKESVAQTNSIFTPLVQEELSTAFVKETITRFKRNLIEIPRISILPREIRYELERFEVDFSKEQFKFTERKERIVRQNLVDSKQEQLEVVESGRTQNIKSKLLMLLLDEPEIDYSEMREELVDALNQVLEYVHSYSADDQAAIRTLDQNSQLIASRLYEQIRKHFVQEVISYGEAKVLPFVKIEPVYLGERAGYPRKTLYEAIPSLHQIRRFIFHGFAKACHECYSFDSGTERNFAQILEQDVEVLTWLRPSAMQFNIHWGKDSRRYEPDFVVETTDCIYLVETKASKELSNEEVLAKAEAARQYCSLATDYTTQHGGKPWHYLLVSHLDIEPTFSFKYVCELSKSI, encoded by the coding sequence ATGAGTAAGAAAGACAAAAACGAAACGCTGAAAGAGGTCAAGAGTCGCCTCTCCATGCGTGAGCCTCTGGCGCAGTGCTTGGGGGTGATTGCCGATATTACGGATAAGCTCAGCCTCGACAAACGCCCCACAGGCCAAGAGGAACAAAAGGATTTCTTGGCAGACGAACTGGCAAAAGCCCGCGAGGTAGTCCCCTCACTCAAGAGCTTCGGGCGCAACTTCCCCTCGCTGACCTGCTCCATCGCCACGGGCATAGGTAAGACGCGCCTGATGGCTGCCACCATCTACTACCTGCATCAGGTACACGGCATCAAGCATTTCTTCGTCCTCGCTCCCAACCTCACGCTCTACAACAAGCTGCTGCGCGACTTTGGCGACCCAGGTTACGACAAGTACGTATTCAAAGGCTTGGCAGAATACGTCACCAATCCGCCTGTGGTGATTACGGGCGAGAACTATCTTTCTGTTCGTCCGACTATGGGCAACCAACAGCTCTTCCAATACGACGAGATCGAGATCAATATCTTCAACATCGCCAAGTTCAACTCCGATAATAAGACCTCCAAGAAAGGCGGAGTGGTGTCGGCACCTCGCATGAAACGCCTCTCGGAGTACCTCGGCACGAGCTATTACGACTATCTGGCCTCGCTGCCCGACCTTGTCGTGCTGATGGACGAAGCACATCGCTACTATGCCGATGCCTCTCGCTTGGCTATTGACGACCTCTCCCCCGTCTTGGGGATAGAGATGACGGCGACCCCGCTGAGGGACAATAAGCCCGTGGGCAATATCATCTATGAGTACAATCTCGCCGAAGCCCTTCGAGAGGGATTGTATGTCAAGATCCCCACTATTGCCAAGCGAGCAGACTTCCGTAGCGAAGGACTGACGCCTGCCGAAGTGGAGCGCATCAAGCTCGAGGACGGACTCTCGGTGCATCAACACACGATGGCGAGTCTGGAGATCTATGCACGGACTTACTCCAAGCCCCATGTCAAGCCCTTCGTATTGGTGGCTTGCCGAGACCTCGAGCATGCTCGCCAAACAACCGAATACTTAGAGAGCGACAGCTTCTACTCGGGACGCTACAGGGGCAAGGTGCTACAGATAGATAGCTCCACCAAAGGGGAGGACGACCTCGCACAGCTCTTCCTTACCATCGAGGAGGAGGGCAATCCCATCGAGATTGTCGTTCATGTCAACATGCTTGGTGAGGGCTGGGATGTTCGCAATCTTTACACCATCATTCCGCTCCGTGCGGCTAATGCGCATACACTCATCGAGCAAACCATCGGCAGAGGCTTGCGTCTGCCTTTCGAGGGCAAGCGAACGGGCGTGGAGCATATCGACAAACTCACGATCATTGCCCACGACAACTTCCAGAGGATTGTAGATGCAGCCAACGAAGAGGACAGCATCCTGCATCGCTGTAAGTATGTCGAGCTGGATGCCGAGGATTTGGACACAGATCCAGTGCAGATCGTCACCTTCGAACCCAAAACGAATGAACCGTTGGCGCACTATCAGGCTCAGGTCGCCTCTGCCCAGACCTCTCAAGGGCGAGAGAAGGCACAGACTCTGTGCGATGCCACGGAGGCCATTCAAAGAGTACTCAGCGAAGTGGCGATAGAGACACAGTCCGCCTCGATAGAGGAGATTGCTCGTAATGAGGCAAAGCTGGAGGTCCTCGTCAACAAAGCCAAAGAATCAGTAGCCCAGACAAACTCTATATTTACCCCTCTGGTGCAAGAGGAGCTTAGCACGGCTTTCGTCAAAGAGACCATTACGCGCTTCAAACGTAACCTCATCGAGATCCCTCGCATCAGTATATTGCCTCGGGAGATACGCTATGAATTGGAGCGTTTCGAGGTCGACTTCAGCAAGGAACAATTCAAATTCACAGAGCGCAAGGAGCGCATTGTACGCCAAAACCTCGTCGATAGCAAACAGGAACAGCTGGAAGTGGTCGAGAGTGGTCGCACACAAAATATCAAGAGCAAACTATTGATGCTCCTACTCGATGAGCCAGAAATAGACTACTCAGAGATGAGAGAGGAGTTGGTCGATGCACTCAACCAAGTGCTGGAGTATGTACACAGCTATAGCGCAGATGATCAGGCAGCTATTCGCACGCTTGACCAAAACAGCCAGCTGATAGCCTCGCGTCTGTATGAGCAGATACGCAAGCACTTCGTCCAGGAGGTGATAAGCTATGGAGAGGCAAAGGTTTTACCTTTTGTCAAGATCGAACCTGTTTATCTCGGGGAGCGTGCAGGTTATCCTCGCAAAACCCTGTACGAGGCGATACCTTCGCTTCATCAGATTCGTCGCTTCATATTCCATGGCTTTGCCAAAGCCTGCCACGAGTGCTACAGCTTCGATAGTGGCACCGAACGCAACTTCGCTCAAATCTTGGAGCAAGATGTCGAAGTGCTTACTTGGTTGCGCCCATCAGCAATGCAGTTCAATATCCACTGGGGCAAAGATAGCCGTCGCTACGAACCCGACTTCGTGGTGGAGACTACGGACTGCATTTATCTCGTCGAGACCAAGGCGAGCAAAGAGCTAAGCAATGAAGAGGTATTAGCCAAGGCAGAGGCAGCACGGCAATACTGCTCCCTCGCCACAGACTACACCACGCAGCATGGTGGCAAGCCCTGGCACTATCTCCTCGTTTCGCACCTAGACATAGAACCAACGTTTAGCTTTAAGTACGTCTGTGAGTTGAGTAAAAGTATTTGA
- a CDS encoding site-specific DNA-methyltransferase, with translation MKQRLELTWIGKGEEDVLEPRILIENPEYSYGDPDTGNLLIHGDNLLALRSLVASGYAGKVKCIYIDPPYNTGSAFTHYDDMQEHSIWLSLMKQRLELLRELLAPDGVIFISIDDDECHYLKVICDEVFLRVNYCGSFIWEKKRKPSFLNSQMGSVTEYVLCYARDRKRLSPFSIETTSGDETYPLYNSGNSRGILVFPPHSLYFPKLNVGVIKAQDFEEETSLVTLLNDCEVKQYWNTNEVQIEGEWRYSQASINEQIQNGEHYIIKSKKFRPRRVFSTSKAKTMHNLLSRAHVNMSTYEDATKESINLFGDNAFDYPKPEMLISVLIQCATQPGDLVLDSFLGSGTTAAVAHKMGRRYIGIELGDHAYTHCVPRLKKVIDGTDQGGITASTGWAGGGGFRFCELAPTLLNEDEHGVMVISPEYNAEMLAAAMALHEGFRYAPDAEVFWKQGHSTESDYIYTTTQHLTIETLQYIDSLLGEGETLLICCTSHGAGLGSRFPRITVKRIPRMLLGRCAFDPAKSYDLNIITLPEVDPQDEDDDE, from the coding sequence ATGAAGCAAAGACTCGAACTCACGTGGATAGGCAAGGGCGAAGAGGATGTCCTCGAGCCACGCATCCTGATAGAGAACCCCGAATATAGCTACGGAGACCCTGATACAGGCAACCTCCTCATTCACGGCGACAACCTCCTCGCCCTCCGTTCGCTTGTTGCCTCGGGCTACGCAGGCAAGGTCAAGTGCATCTACATCGACCCGCCTTACAATACGGGTTCGGCATTTACGCACTATGATGATATGCAGGAGCACTCCATCTGGCTATCGCTGATGAAGCAACGATTGGAGTTGCTCCGAGAACTACTCGCTCCAGATGGGGTGATATTTATTAGCATAGATGATGATGAGTGCCACTACCTGAAGGTGATTTGCGATGAGGTGTTCCTTCGAGTAAACTATTGTGGTTCCTTTATTTGGGAGAAGAAAAGAAAACCATCCTTTTTGAATAGTCAAATGGGAAGTGTTACAGAATATGTCCTCTGTTATGCTCGTGACCGAAAAAGATTATCTCCATTTTCTATTGAAACAACCTCTGGAGATGAAACATATCCACTCTACAATAGCGGAAATAGTAGAGGCATTTTAGTATTCCCTCCGCATAGTCTATACTTCCCTAAGTTGAATGTTGGAGTTATAAAAGCACAAGACTTTGAAGAGGAAACAAGCTTGGTGACACTCTTAAACGACTGTGAGGTCAAACAGTATTGGAATACGAACGAGGTTCAAATAGAGGGTGAATGGCGATATAGTCAAGCCTCAATAAATGAGCAAATACAAAATGGAGAACATTATATCATCAAGTCTAAAAAATTTCGACCTCGTCGTGTCTTTAGCACCTCAAAAGCTAAAACCATGCATAACTTACTTTCGCGAGCTCATGTTAATATGTCAACGTATGAGGACGCAACGAAAGAAAGTATAAACTTGTTTGGAGACAATGCTTTTGATTACCCCAAACCCGAAATGCTTATATCAGTACTTATCCAATGTGCGACTCAGCCTGGCGACCTTGTGCTGGATAGCTTCCTCGGTAGCGGTACGACGGCGGCAGTGGCACACAAGATGGGTCGTCGTTACATCGGTATTGAGCTGGGCGACCATGCTTATACGCATTGCGTGCCTCGCCTGAAGAAAGTGATCGATGGCACAGACCAAGGAGGCATCACCGCCTCCACAGGCTGGGCAGGTGGCGGAGGATTCCGCTTTTGCGAACTTGCCCCAACGCTCCTCAACGAAGACGAACACGGAGTGATGGTCATCAGCCCCGAATACAATGCCGAGATGCTGGCTGCCGCCATGGCGCTCCATGAGGGCTTTCGCTATGCTCCCGATGCCGAAGTCTTCTGGAAGCAGGGACACAGCACGGAGAGCGACTACATCTATACCACCACGCAGCACCTGACGATAGAGACACTGCAGTATATCGATTCGTTGCTCGGGGAGGGCGAGACGCTGCTCATCTGTTGCACCTCGCACGGGGCAGGCTTAGGTAGTCGCTTCCCTCGCATCACGGTGAAGCGCATCCCACGCATGCTCCTCGGTCGCTGTGCCTTCGACCCTGCCAAGAGCTATGACCTCAACATCATTACCCTACCCGAAGTAGACCCTCAAGACGAAGACGACGATGAGTAA
- a CDS encoding IS982-like element IS195 family transposase, with protein sequence MKTNIVDVFCIIDDFSKLFDEAIKKKTLEEADKKRRNRKFKMSDSEVMTILILFHLSRYRDLKAFYLQYITHSCRSEFPHLVSYNRFVELQSRVGFKLIAFLNMCCLGQCTGISFIDSTPLKACHIKRAHGHRTMRGWAQKGKSTMGWFYGFKLHIVINDRGEIINYQITPGNCDDREPLKDGTFTKNLFGKLIADRGYISQNLFDRLFVDDIHMITKIKKNMKNSLMHLYDKVLLRKRALIETVNDMLKNVCQIEHTRHRSVNNFVTNLISGIIAYNILPKKPELNIEIIRNPNFPISA encoded by the coding sequence ATGAAGACAAATATAGTTGATGTTTTTTGCATCATAGATGATTTCTCCAAGCTTTTTGATGAAGCAATCAAGAAAAAGACCCTCGAAGAGGCAGACAAAAAACGCAGGAATAGAAAGTTTAAGATGTCGGACAGTGAGGTCATGACCATCCTGATCCTGTTTCATCTGTCAAGATACCGAGATTTGAAAGCTTTTTATCTTCAATACATCACCCATTCTTGTCGATCCGAGTTCCCACATCTTGTCTCTTATAATCGCTTTGTGGAGCTGCAAAGCAGGGTAGGTTTCAAGCTGATAGCATTTCTCAATATGTGTTGTTTGGGTCAATGTACAGGCATCTCTTTCATCGATTCCACCCCACTGAAGGCTTGTCATATCAAACGAGCTCATGGGCATAGGACAATGAGGGGATGGGCTCAAAAAGGCAAAAGCACCATGGGTTGGTTTTATGGATTCAAGCTACATATTGTTATCAACGACAGGGGTGAAATCATCAACTATCAAATCACACCGGGCAATTGTGATGACAGAGAACCTCTGAAAGACGGAACATTCACCAAGAATCTTTTTGGCAAACTCATTGCCGATAGAGGCTACATTTCCCAAAACCTTTTTGACCGGCTCTTTGTCGATGACATCCACATGATAACCAAAATCAAAAAGAACATGAAGAACTCCCTGATGCATCTATATGACAAAGTTTTATTGAGAAAGAGAGCCTTGATCGAAACGGTCAATGATATGCTCAAAAATGTCTGTCAGATAGAGCACACGAGACATCGCAGTGTCAACAATTTTGTCACCAACCTGATCTCCGGTATCATCGCTTACAACATCCTGCCTAAAAAGCCTGAACTCAATATTGAAATCATCAGAAACCCTAACTTTCCTATTTCCGCTTAG